The following are encoded together in the Salvelinus alpinus chromosome 29, SLU_Salpinus.1, whole genome shotgun sequence genome:
- the LOC139558542 gene encoding splicing factor 3B subunit 4-like, with protein MAAGPISERNQDATVYVGGLDEKVAEPLLWELFLQAGPVVNTHMPKDRVTGQHQGYGFVEFLSEEDADYAIKIMNMIKLYGKPIRVNKASAHNKNLDVGANIFIGNLDPEIDEKLLYDTFSAFGVILQTPKIMRDPDTGNSKGYAFINYASFDASDAAIEAMNGQYLCNRPITVSYAFKKDSKGERHGSAAERLLAAQNPLSQADRPHQLFADAPPPPSASTPVLTTLGPGMSMPGMPPPGAFPPVPPPGSMPPGMPPGMTMPPAPGTPGPQGGGSGPPPGPPPFHQGMHPGMSQMSMHPHGHPPGMVPPPGPPGSNQHRAPPPPGMPPHPHMGMPPRGPYGHPMGHPMHPGMRGPPPPMPPPGYGGGPPRPPPFGFQRGPPMPPRPPGGPPRGPMRGPMPP; from the exons ATGGCGGCAGGACCGATTTCGGAGCGTAACCAAG ATGCCACTGTGTATGTGGGTGGTCTGGATGAGAAAGTGGCTGAGCCACTGCTGTGGGAGCTCTTCCTACAGGCTGGGCCTGTGGTcaacacacacatgcccaaagaCAGAGTCACTGGACAACACCAAG GTTATGGCTTTGTTGAGTTCCTCAGTGAAGAGGATGCGGACTACGCCATCAAGATTATGAACATGATTAAACTATACGGCAAGCCCATCCGTGTCAACAAGGCCTCAGCGCACAACAAGAACCTGGATGTTGGCGCCAACATCTTCATCGGTAACCTGGACCCGGAGATTGACGAGAAACTCCTCTACGACACGTTCAGCGCCTTTGGGGTCATACTCCAGACGCCCAAGATCATGCGCGACCCGGACACTGGCAACTCCAAGGGCTACGCCTTCATCAACTATGCCAGTTTCGATGCCTCTGACGCGGCCATCGAGGCCATGAATGGCCAGTACCTGTGCAACCGACCAATTACGGTGTCATATGCCTTCAAGAAGGACTCCAAGGGCGAGCGGCACGGCTCGGCTGCTGAACGCCTCCTAGCTGCTCAGAACCCGCTTTCGCAGGCTGACCGGCCGCATCAGCTATTCGCAGATGCACCGCCACCCCCTTCTGCCTCAACGCCTGTCCTCACCACCCTGGGACCTGGGATGTCCATGcctg GCATGCCCCCTCCTGGTGCCTTCCCTCCTGTACCACCCCCTGGATCCATGCCTCCTGGCATGCCCCCCGGCATGACCATGCCCCCGGCCCCAGGGACACCAGGACCCCAGGGAGGGGGCTCAGGCCCCCCACCCGGCCCGCCACCCTTCCACCAGGGCATGCACCCGG GAATGTCCCAGATGTCTATGCACCCTCATGGCCATCCCCCAGGTATGGTGCCTCCACCGGGCCCCCCAGGATCCAACCAGCACCGGGCGCCTCCACCCCCCGGCATGCCCCCTCATCCACACATGGGCATGCCACCGAGAGGGCCCTATGGGCATCCCATGG GTCATCCCATGCATCCAGGCATGAGAGGACCCCCTCCCCCCATGCCCCCACCAGGCTACGGTGGGGGTCCCCCTCGTCCGCCTCCGTTTGGCTTCCAGAGGGGGCCTCCAATGCCACCGAGGCCCCCCGGCGGCCCACCCCGAGGCCCCATGAGAGGACCAATGCCCCCATAG